In Macaca fascicularis isolate 582-1 chromosome X, T2T-MFA8v1.1, one DNA window encodes the following:
- the AP1S2 gene encoding AP-1 complex subunit sigma-2 isoform X2, with protein sequence MQFMLLFSRQGKLRLQKWYVPLSDKEKKKITRELVQTVLARKPKMCSFLEWRDLKIVYKRYASLYFCCAIEDQDNELITLEIIHRYVELLDKYFGSVCELDIIFNFEKAYFILDEFLLGGEVQETSKKNVLKAIEQADLLQEEAETPRSVLEEIGLT encoded by the exons ATGCAGTTTATGTTGCTTTTTAGTCGTCAGGGAAAGCTTCGACTGCAAAAATGGTATGTCCCACTATcagacaaagagaagaaaaagatcacAAGAGAACTTGTTCAGACCGTTTTAGCACGGAAACCTAAAATGTGCAGCTTCCTTGAGTGGCGAGATCTGAAGATTGTTTACAaaag ATATGCTAGTCTATATTTTTGCTGTGCTATTGAGGATCAGGACAATGAACTAATTACCCTGGAAATAATTCATCGTTATGTGGAATTACTTGACAAGTATTTCGGCAGT gtcTGTGAACTAGATATCATCTTTAATTTTGAGAaggcttattttattttggatgagTTTCTTTTGGGAGGGGAAGTTCAGGAAACATCCAAGAAAAATGTCCTTAAAGCAATTGAGCAGGCCGATCTACTGCAGGAG
- the AP1S2 gene encoding AP-1 complex subunit sigma-2 isoform X3, with the protein MQFMLLFSRQGKLRLQKWYVPLSDKEKKKITRELVQTVLARKPKMCSFLEWRDLKIVYKRYASLYFCCAIEDQDNELITLEIIHRYVELLDKYFGSVCELDIIFNFEKAYFILDEFLLGGEVQETSKKNVLKAIEQADLLQEPRHEYFNVPVY; encoded by the exons ATGCAGTTTATGTTGCTTTTTAGTCGTCAGGGAAAGCTTCGACTGCAAAAATGGTATGTCCCACTATcagacaaagagaagaaaaagatcacAAGAGAACTTGTTCAGACCGTTTTAGCACGGAAACCTAAAATGTGCAGCTTCCTTGAGTGGCGAGATCTGAAGATTGTTTACAaaag ATATGCTAGTCTATATTTTTGCTGTGCTATTGAGGATCAGGACAATGAACTAATTACCCTGGAAATAATTCATCGTTATGTGGAATTACTTGACAAGTATTTCGGCAGT gtcTGTGAACTAGATATCATCTTTAATTTTGAGAaggcttattttattttggatgagTTTCTTTTGGGAGGGGAAGTTCAGGAAACATCCAAGAAAAATGTCCTTAAAGCAATTGAGCAGGCCGATCTACTGCAGGAG